Proteins encoded in a region of the Enterococcus gilvus ATCC BAA-350 genome:
- a CDS encoding response regulator transcription factor, translated as MKRVLVVDDEPSIVKLLSFNLEKEGYGVTTAEDGKDGYELALNENFDFIILDVMLPSMDGLEIAKKLRQEKIDTPILMLTAKDDAIDRILGLEIGADDYLTKPFSPREVLARMKAIFRRVEPRQEKEEHEFLTAGEIKADLSNYQVTVRGTKIELTPKEFELLVYFMKRKERVIDRDTLLDRIWQYDFSGQSRIVDVHVSHLREKIEVDPKHPQYLQTVRGFGYKFLVPVQ; from the coding sequence ATGAAACGTGTACTAGTCGTAGACGATGAACCTTCAATCGTAAAGTTATTGAGCTTCAATCTGGAAAAAGAAGGCTATGGGGTAACCACCGCTGAGGATGGAAAAGACGGTTATGAGCTGGCCTTGAATGAAAATTTTGATTTTATTATTTTGGACGTGATGCTCCCCTCAATGGATGGGTTGGAAATCGCCAAAAAATTACGGCAGGAAAAGATCGACACCCCCATTTTGATGCTGACTGCCAAAGATGACGCTATTGATCGAATTCTTGGATTAGAGATCGGCGCAGATGATTATTTGACCAAACCCTTTTCTCCACGTGAAGTATTGGCTCGCATGAAGGCGATCTTTCGCCGCGTCGAACCGCGTCAAGAAAAGGAGGAACACGAATTTTTGACCGCTGGTGAAATCAAGGCCGATCTTTCAAATTATCAAGTCACTGTACGAGGTACGAAAATCGAATTGACGCCTAAGGAATTTGAACTGCTGGTCTATTTCATGAAGCGCAAGGAGCGGGTCATTGACCGTGATACACTGTTGGACAGAATTTGGCAATATGATTTTTCTGGTCAAAGCCGAATCGTCGATGTCCATGTGTCGCATCTGCGAGAAAAAATCGAGGTCGATCCGAAGCATCCTCAATACTTGCAAACGGTTCGTGGGTTCGGGTACAAGTTCCTGGTGCCCGTCCAATGA
- a CDS encoding DUF523 domain-containing protein produces MLGISACLGGVACRYDGGSNEITALKNFVETGQAVLICPEVLGGLPTPRCPAEIQGGDGFAVWQEQAKVYDTEGTDLTEAFKQGAITAFEELKKLQITALVLKERSPSCGSRLIYDGSFSGNRIEGVGVATAYFIQQGLPVYSEENWQEMRMT; encoded by the coding sequence ATGTTAGGTATAAGCGCTTGTTTAGGCGGCGTAGCTTGTCGTTATGACGGCGGATCGAATGAGATCACGGCGTTAAAAAACTTTGTTGAAACAGGGCAAGCAGTCCTGATTTGTCCAGAAGTTCTAGGTGGTTTGCCTACACCCCGTTGTCCGGCTGAGATACAAGGCGGCGATGGCTTTGCTGTGTGGCAAGAGCAGGCGAAAGTTTACGATACTGAGGGGACCGACCTGACGGAAGCCTTTAAACAAGGAGCCATCACCGCTTTTGAAGAACTAAAGAAGTTGCAAATCACGGCATTGGTGCTAAAAGAAAGAAGTCCTTCTTGCGGCAGTCGTTTGATCTACGATGGCAGTTTTTCCGGCAATCGGATCGAGGGTGTCGGTGTGGCAACAGCGTATTTTATCCAACAAGGATTACCCGTTTATTCTGAAGAAAATTGGCAAGAAATGAGGATGACGTAA
- a CDS encoding helix-turn-helix transcriptional regulator — translation MHAWEAIQKSVDHIEDHIKEDVTIEELAKVSYLSMYYFQKLFNRLVGKTVHEYIKARRVAKAKPLLKETNRRIADIALEYGFNSHETFTRAFKELYGVTPEAYRKNKLLLTDFLKPDLSIHYTVVDEHVPLMVDDMVLEITQRQIDEKEYYTGVSKQVDSKEMTQVGVNTLIELWDAFHEKKASIPNLVSEGVEIDYFTSDTTPGKVRYFVGGRSDSSRIDAFHLLSIEPGTYYVCAFEAENFKYLVEDALYKANRYFFDTWLKRQGIEMEDMEPFLIQKYINVTD, via the coding sequence ATGCACGCTTGGGAAGCTATTCAAAAATCAGTGGATCATATTGAAGACCATATCAAAGAAGACGTAACGATCGAAGAATTGGCAAAAGTGTCTTATTTATCGATGTATTATTTTCAAAAATTGTTTAACCGCTTAGTCGGAAAAACGGTACATGAATACATCAAGGCACGAAGAGTCGCAAAGGCAAAACCGCTCTTAAAGGAAACGAATAGGCGAATTGCTGATATTGCTCTTGAGTATGGGTTCAATAGTCACGAGACATTTACGCGAGCCTTCAAAGAGTTGTACGGGGTAACACCTGAAGCCTATCGTAAGAATAAACTGTTACTAACGGATTTTTTGAAGCCTGATCTCTCGATTCATTATACAGTGGTCGATGAACATGTTCCGCTGATGGTGGATGACATGGTATTGGAAATCACGCAACGGCAGATCGATGAAAAGGAATACTACACAGGGGTATCGAAGCAGGTCGATTCGAAAGAGATGACTCAGGTGGGTGTCAATACGCTGATCGAATTATGGGATGCCTTTCACGAGAAGAAGGCATCAATCCCAAACTTAGTTTCAGAGGGCGTAGAGATTGATTATTTTACCTCCGATACTACACCCGGGAAGGTTCGGTATTTTGTGGGTGGCAGATCGGATAGTAGCAGGATCGATGCCTTCCATTTACTTAGTATAGAGCCGGGCACTTATTATGTATGTGCTTTCGAAGCCGAAAACTTTAAATACTTAGTAGAAGATGCGCTGTATAAGGCAAACCGATATTTCTTTGATACATGGCTCAAAAGACAAGGGATCGAGATGGAGGACATGGAGCCTTTCTTGATTCAAAAATATATAAATGTGACGGATTAA
- a CDS encoding putative DNA-binding protein encodes MEIEKTNRMNALFEFYATLLTEKQMNYMELYYADDFSLGEIAEEYQVSRQAVYDNIKRTEKILEDYERKLHLFSDYIVREEQLDKLEVYVTEHYPKDEFLAEAITGLQDLDE; translated from the coding sequence ATGGAGATCGAAAAAACGAATCGCATGAACGCGTTATTTGAATTCTACGCGACGCTTTTGACTGAAAAGCAGATGAATTATATGGAATTGTATTACGCCGACGATTTTTCACTAGGTGAGATCGCCGAGGAATATCAGGTGAGTCGACAGGCGGTTTATGATAATATCAAAAGAACAGAAAAAATCTTGGAAGATTACGAGCGTAAATTGCATTTGTTTTCTGATTATATCGTCAGAGAAGAGCAGTTAGACAAATTGGAAGTGTATGTGACGGAGCATTATCCAAAGGATGAATTTTTAGCCGAAGCAATCACAGGCTTGCAGGATTTAGATGAATAG
- a CDS encoding DUF6440 family protein, with the protein MAKDRFVKVYSQGKLDALTIFVDRETGVNYLFNKVGYAGGLTPLLDQEGKPVITAINEVEKQ; encoded by the coding sequence ATGGCAAAGGATCGTTTTGTAAAGGTTTATTCTCAAGGGAAATTGGATGCACTCACAATTTTTGTTGATCGGGAGACAGGTGTGAATTACCTATTCAATAAGGTAGGGTACGCTGGTGGTTTAACGCCCTTGCTAGATCAAGAGGGCAAGCCAGTAATCACTGCAATCAATGAAGTAGAAAAGCAATAG
- a CDS encoding sensor histidine kinase, producing the protein MKRKYLDYFVPLVLLCLLFFGSWKLANHFYTKELLEQQEEFLTSNGELIIHRLDLNQLDSETNRAAIETFSKEAHDRITLLDAQGKILFDSTEPTLSGSRENRPEVKIVLNSNAVGSSVRYSTTLKTELLYTAQPIRSEDQTVGILRVAKRTSAFQPKTRNFQRTIFIILLLFYVFIYLIICYLIYQRNRPIETVLPVLQRMLKEPEKSNYVMQNSTQWQELYVTVNQISEQLNETYAAYTSTEEQFSTLFHELTIGVFIIDMDGRFVMVNPAMEELLQIGGAAHHYYWQVIEDNRFIQLIQQVLVDKNQVHQEISAKLPTSMNLDIRLRYIENEIKGDQIMGTVYDLTHVRRLEKIQRDFVGNVSHELKTPVTSLLGFTETLLDGAKDDPELTEEFLTIMQNDAKRLQRLIQDIIELSKDSEDLSEDRQTIELHYFLQQQIGLYQHLLKNKQITVTIDGAENCFYQTRLTFFQPIIKNLLENAVQYSPENSDITLSYRLADELVLTVTDHGIGMSKDDQKRIFERFYRVDKARARNSGGTGLGLAIVKEYSEILGGTVAVESHPKLGSTFTITLPNK; encoded by the coding sequence ATGAAGCGGAAATACCTTGACTATTTTGTCCCGCTAGTCCTTCTGTGCCTGCTCTTTTTCGGCAGTTGGAAATTAGCCAATCATTTTTACACCAAGGAATTGCTGGAGCAGCAGGAAGAATTTCTGACGAGCAATGGTGAATTGATCATCCATCGGTTGGATTTGAATCAGCTGGATTCTGAGACAAATCGGGCTGCCATTGAAACATTCTCTAAGGAAGCCCACGATCGAATTACCTTACTCGATGCGCAAGGAAAAATCCTTTTTGACAGCACGGAGCCTACACTTTCAGGGAGCCGTGAGAATCGTCCAGAGGTAAAAATTGTTTTAAACAGTAACGCTGTCGGTTCTTCCGTTCGCTACAGTACGACGTTAAAAACAGAACTGCTTTATACTGCGCAGCCTATCCGTTCGGAAGATCAAACCGTCGGAATCCTACGGGTCGCAAAACGAACCTCCGCTTTTCAACCGAAAACACGTAATTTTCAGCGTACGATCTTTATTATCTTGCTTTTATTTTATGTTTTTATTTATTTGATCATTTGCTACCTGATCTATCAACGCAACCGTCCGATCGAAACGGTGCTGCCTGTTTTACAACGTATGCTGAAGGAGCCTGAAAAGAGCAACTACGTGATGCAGAATTCGACACAATGGCAAGAACTTTATGTGACGGTCAATCAGATCAGTGAACAATTGAATGAGACCTATGCCGCTTACACTTCTACAGAGGAGCAATTTTCTACCCTCTTCCATGAATTGACGATCGGTGTCTTTATTATTGATATGGACGGCCGTTTTGTCATGGTGAATCCGGCGATGGAAGAATTATTGCAGATTGGCGGTGCTGCACACCATTATTATTGGCAAGTCATTGAAGACAATCGCTTTATCCAATTGATCCAACAGGTGTTGGTGGATAAAAACCAGGTACATCAAGAAATTTCCGCAAAGCTGCCTACCTCGATGAACTTGGATATCCGCTTGCGCTACATTGAAAATGAGATCAAAGGCGACCAAATCATGGGAACCGTCTACGATTTGACTCATGTTCGACGTTTGGAAAAAATTCAACGCGATTTTGTCGGAAATGTTTCTCATGAGTTAAAAACACCTGTAACTTCTTTATTAGGTTTTACGGAAACATTATTGGATGGGGCGAAGGACGACCCTGAATTAACCGAAGAATTTTTAACGATCATGCAAAATGATGCGAAACGTTTGCAGCGATTGATCCAAGACATTATTGAATTATCTAAGGACAGCGAAGACTTGTCAGAGGATCGCCAAACGATCGAGCTTCATTATTTCTTACAACAGCAAATTGGGTTGTATCAGCATCTTTTGAAGAACAAACAGATCACCGTAACGATTGACGGCGCGGAGAATTGCTTCTACCAGACACGCTTGACCTTCTTCCAACCGATCATCAAAAATCTGTTAGAAAATGCGGTGCAGTATTCACCAGAAAATAGTGACATCACGCTAAGCTATCGTCTAGCAGATGAGTTGGTCCTAACGGTCACTGACCACGGCATCGGCATGTCAAAAGACGATCAAAAACGTATTTTCGAACGCTTTTATCGGGTAGATAAGGCGCGCGCCAGAAACTCCGGCGGCACTGGATTAGGATTAGCCATCGTCAAAGAGTACAGCGAGATCCTTGGTGGCACAGTCGCCGTAGAAAGCCACCCGAAACTTGGCTCGACCTTCACGATTACGCTTCCTAATAAGTAA
- a CDS encoding GyrI-like domain-containing protein, whose amino-acid sequence MFYASIPKAYAATIKFIEANGYEIAGPVRENYIDGIWNKDSESEWLTEVQIPVKKID is encoded by the coding sequence ATTTTTTACGCCTCTATCCCCAAAGCCTATGCCGCAACAATAAAATTCATTGAAGCAAACGGGTATGAGATCGCAGGTCCTGTTCGAGAAAATTATATTGATGGCATTTGGAACAAAGACAGTGAGTCTGAATGGCTGACAGAAGTTCAGATTCCTGTAAAGAAAATCGACTAG
- the ffh gene encoding signal recognition particle protein: MAFESLTQRLQAAMGKLRKKGKITEADVTEMMREIRLALLEADVNLQVVKQFTKEVRTRALGAEVLDSLSPAQQIVKIVDEELTKTLGSEAVGIEKSPKIPTVIMMAGLQGAGKTTFAGKLANQLIKNEKARPLMIAGDIYRPAAIDQLKVLGQQLNVPVFDMGTDVSPVEIVRQGMEQARENKNDYVLIDTAGRLHIDEALMDELKQIKEIAQPNEILLVVDAMTGQDAVNVAQSFNEQLGITGVVITKLDGDTRGGAALSIRAVTGAPIKFIGSGEKLTDLEVFHPDRMSSRILGMGDMLTLIEKAQQDYDEKKAEELARKMKENTFDFNDFIEQLDQVMGMGPIEDLLKMIPGMSQMPGIENIKVDPKDVERKKAMVYSMTLAERENPDLLNPSRRRRIAAGSGNSVVEVNRMIKQFKESRKMMQQMSKGSMPAGMDQMFGSGIKGKMGKMAMNRMVKKNKKKKKKRK, from the coding sequence ATGGCATTTGAAAGTTTAACGCAGCGCTTGCAAGCTGCGATGGGAAAACTACGCAAAAAAGGAAAAATCACAGAAGCTGACGTAACCGAAATGATGCGTGAGATTCGTTTGGCGTTATTAGAAGCCGACGTTAACTTGCAAGTAGTGAAGCAGTTTACGAAAGAAGTGCGGACGCGTGCGTTAGGAGCGGAAGTATTAGACAGCTTATCACCCGCGCAGCAAATCGTCAAAATCGTAGACGAAGAATTAACGAAGACTTTAGGATCAGAAGCCGTTGGTATTGAAAAATCACCGAAGATCCCAACTGTGATCATGATGGCCGGTCTGCAAGGGGCAGGGAAAACGACCTTTGCCGGAAAACTAGCCAATCAACTGATCAAAAATGAAAAAGCGCGTCCGTTGATGATCGCAGGAGATATCTATCGTCCAGCCGCGATCGACCAATTAAAAGTATTGGGTCAACAATTAAATGTTCCAGTCTTTGATATGGGGACGGATGTGAGCCCTGTCGAGATCGTACGCCAAGGGATGGAACAAGCCCGTGAAAACAAAAACGATTATGTGTTGATCGATACGGCAGGTCGTCTGCATATTGATGAAGCACTGATGGATGAATTAAAACAAATCAAAGAAATCGCGCAGCCAAATGAAATTCTTTTAGTTGTCGATGCCATGACTGGTCAAGATGCGGTCAATGTGGCTCAAAGCTTCAACGAACAATTAGGAATCACCGGGGTCGTTATTACGAAGTTGGACGGCGATACTCGTGGTGGTGCGGCGCTATCGATTCGTGCAGTCACAGGCGCACCGATCAAATTCATCGGGTCTGGTGAAAAGCTGACGGATCTAGAAGTCTTCCATCCAGATCGGATGTCTAGTCGAATCTTAGGTATGGGGGATATGCTGACTCTGATCGAGAAGGCCCAACAAGATTACGATGAGAAAAAAGCCGAAGAATTGGCTCGTAAGATGAAGGAAAATACCTTCGACTTCAATGATTTTATTGAACAATTGGATCAAGTAATGGGTATGGGACCTATTGAAGACTTGTTGAAGATGATCCCCGGCATGAGTCAAATGCCCGGTATCGAAAACATCAAAGTAGACCCGAAGGATGTAGAGCGTAAAAAGGCAATGGTGTATTCAATGACCCTTGCTGAACGAGAAAATCCTGATTTGTTGAACCCAAGCCGCCGTCGCAGAATCGCTGCCGGTTCAGGAAACTCCGTTGTGGAAGTCAACCGGATGATCAAGCAATTTAAAGAATCGCGGAAAATGATGCAGCAAATGAGTAAAGGCAGTATGCCAGCCGGAATGGATCAAATGTTCGGCTCCGGGATCAAAGGCAAGATGGGTAAAATGGCGATGAATCGCATGGTCAAGAAAAACAAAAAGAAAAAGAAAAAACGTAAATAA
- a CDS encoding ABC transporter permease, protein MIRSIFAERYKKVLLTACLLVIGVGVFNVVIENNQWKSVYNDPHGKENFEKHRHEITYWDDEKEDNVPFSSYKEYQNAQLIFYRSYESYPKIVTASDYSKAVAYQSNFATYFNSALLLIVPLMGFLLFFVDQKTGFNQFLFSLGTSRKDLFRKKIQFVAAPFLLATLVGQFLYALLIHTLIPAPYMNATLGQLFTSVLSNFSLLFFLFCASAFIGSMVGNAFFGPLTFVVFLFLRSWLPNAIYSFGDILTLWRGTFDDPLPRTLFVDSVGKTGGDLLVNLMMITLGFLLLLWAYRKYQTLSLENDNAYLLHKESRWPIWAIMTLFTSFILSLNVFNPWIIYLNNRINHIENSIMLPIMSNILVFLIVGCICALVVFFQEVTSRSVKTLEKVAHRKG, encoded by the coding sequence ATGATTCGTTCTATTTTTGCGGAGCGCTATAAAAAAGTATTGCTTACTGCGTGTTTGCTCGTGATCGGCGTTGGCGTTTTTAACGTAGTGATTGAAAACAATCAGTGGAAAAGTGTCTACAATGATCCCCACGGTAAAGAAAATTTTGAGAAGCATCGTCATGAGATCACCTATTGGGACGATGAAAAGGAGGACAACGTTCCTTTTTCTTCTTATAAGGAATATCAAAATGCGCAACTGATTTTTTATCGGTCGTATGAATCGTACCCGAAAATAGTCACCGCTTCCGACTATTCTAAGGCCGTTGCCTATCAATCAAACTTTGCCACCTATTTCAATAGCGCTCTGTTGCTGATCGTTCCATTGATGGGCTTCTTGCTTTTCTTTGTCGATCAAAAAACCGGCTTCAACCAATTTCTTTTTTCATTAGGAACGTCCCGCAAGGACTTATTCCGAAAAAAAATACAGTTTGTCGCCGCGCCTTTTCTGCTAGCCACACTGGTTGGTCAGTTTCTATACGCGCTACTGATTCATACATTGATTCCAGCGCCTTATATGAATGCCACGCTGGGACAATTATTTACATCCGTCCTTAGCAATTTTTCTTTACTATTCTTTTTGTTTTGTGCGAGTGCCTTTATCGGCTCAATGGTGGGGAATGCGTTTTTCGGGCCATTGACATTTGTTGTCTTTCTATTTTTAAGAAGCTGGTTGCCAAATGCGATTTACTCTTTTGGAGACATCCTCACGCTTTGGCGGGGCACCTTTGATGATCCGCTTCCAAGAACTCTTTTTGTTGATTCTGTTGGAAAAACTGGCGGTGATCTGTTGGTAAATCTGATGATGATCACTCTTGGATTTCTTTTGCTGCTTTGGGCTTATCGAAAATATCAGACCTTATCTTTGGAAAACGATAATGCTTACTTGCTTCACAAGGAATCCCGCTGGCCGATTTGGGCAATAATGACACTATTTACCTCTTTCATTCTTAGTCTCAATGTCTTTAATCCCTGGATCATCTATTTGAACAATCGAATCAATCATATTGAAAATTCAATCATGCTTCCAATCATGTCAAACATCCTAGTCTTTCTTATCGTCGGCTGTATTTGTGCATTGGTCGTCTTTTTCCAAGAAGTGACGAGTCGTTCAGTGAAGACTCTTGAAAAAGTCGCTCATCGAAAGGGGTGA
- a CDS encoding phosphate ABC transporter substrate-binding protein PstS family protein, protein MKKIILALAFSGILLAGCGTSNATKDSSSTKEETAKITAVGSTALQPLVDAAQESYTQNHPNVQISVQGGGSGTGLSQVESGSVEIGNSDVFAEEKDGVDASKLVDHKVAVVGFVPVVNKDVGVKNVTKQQLIDIFTGKIKNWNELGGKDETIQVVNRASGSGTRATFEKWGLDGKEPIQSQEQDSSGTVKKIVAQTPGSISYLALSYVDDSLQALELDGVTANEKNITTNKWPIWSYEHMYTKGKPEKALADFLKYMTSDEVQSGPVKELGYLPITSMKVERTSDGTVK, encoded by the coding sequence ATGAAAAAAATTATTTTGGCATTGGCTTTTTCAGGAATTCTATTAGCTGGGTGTGGAACCAGCAATGCAACGAAGGATTCTAGTTCAACAAAAGAGGAGACAGCGAAAATTACCGCGGTGGGCTCGACGGCATTACAACCGTTAGTTGACGCGGCTCAAGAAAGCTATACTCAAAATCACCCCAATGTTCAAATTTCTGTTCAAGGCGGCGGCAGCGGGACTGGATTGAGCCAAGTTGAAAGCGGCTCAGTGGAAATCGGAAATTCAGACGTGTTCGCTGAAGAAAAAGACGGTGTCGATGCAAGCAAACTTGTCGACCACAAAGTAGCGGTCGTTGGTTTTGTGCCAGTCGTTAACAAAGATGTAGGCGTGAAAAACGTGACGAAGCAACAATTGATCGATATCTTCACAGGAAAAATAAAAAATTGGAACGAACTTGGCGGAAAAGATGAAACCATCCAAGTAGTGAACCGTGCATCAGGCAGTGGTACTCGTGCCACTTTTGAAAAATGGGGCTTAGACGGAAAAGAACCGATTCAGTCACAAGAACAGGATTCATCGGGAACGGTGAAAAAAATCGTGGCGCAAACACCCGGTTCAATCAGTTATCTTGCCTTATCATACGTAGATGACAGCTTACAAGCGTTAGAATTAGACGGTGTCACAGCGAATGAGAAAAACATCACCACGAACAAATGGCCAATCTGGTCTTATGAACACATGTATACAAAAGGAAAACCTGAAAAAGCATTAGCAGATTTCTTAAAATACATGACTAGCGATGAGGTTCAATCAGGTCCAGTTAAAGAATTAGGTTACCTGCCAATTACTTCAATGAAGGTAGAACGTACTTCAGACGGCACAGTCAAATAA
- a CDS encoding pyridoxal phosphate-dependent aminotransferase — translation MNKLHDRFNKNVYEIAVSLIRQFDEKVSGIPNMLKLTLGEPDFNTPEHVKEAGQQAIKDNFSHYTGMSGLIDVREAASRFMSEKYAVHYEPTTEVLVTVGATEALSASLLSILEAGDKVLLPAPTYPGYEPLILLAGAEPVYIDTRETGFVLTPEQIDRAMEAHGDKVKAIIITSPSNPTGVAYNEAEVSALSETLKKYPIFVISDEIYSELNYEAAHVSFGKYLRDQTILINGLSKSHAMTGWRIGFIFAPAELVEQIIKVHQYLVTAASTISQKAAVRALVQGISDAEVMREEYRERRDFVYQAMTKLGFEVARPSGAFYIFAKIPAGQQQDSMAFCVELAEKNQLAIIPGIAFGPEGEGYVRISYAASMETLVEAMNRLAAYIEK, via the coding sequence ATGAATAAATTGCATGATCGATTTAACAAAAATGTGTATGAAATTGCCGTCTCTTTGATTCGTCAATTTGATGAGAAAGTGTCGGGAATTCCGAATATGCTGAAGCTCACACTGGGAGAACCGGATTTCAACACCCCTGAGCATGTAAAAGAAGCAGGGCAGCAAGCGATTAAAGACAATTTCAGTCATTATACCGGGATGTCCGGGTTGATCGATGTTCGGGAAGCAGCGAGCCGCTTCATGTCTGAAAAATACGCGGTTCATTACGAACCGACAACAGAAGTTCTAGTAACGGTGGGAGCGACAGAAGCATTATCTGCTAGTCTGCTGTCGATTTTAGAAGCCGGCGACAAAGTATTACTGCCTGCACCCACTTACCCTGGCTATGAGCCGCTGATTCTATTAGCAGGGGCAGAACCTGTCTATATTGACACGCGGGAAACCGGATTTGTTCTCACACCGGAGCAGATCGATCGGGCGATGGAGGCGCACGGCGACAAAGTCAAGGCCATCATCATTACGTCACCATCTAATCCTACGGGGGTTGCGTACAATGAAGCAGAAGTATCTGCACTGAGCGAAACATTGAAAAAATATCCGATTTTTGTCATCAGTGATGAAATATATAGTGAATTGAATTACGAAGCAGCACACGTTTCATTTGGGAAATACTTGCGGGACCAAACGATTTTGATCAATGGTCTCTCAAAATCACACGCCATGACTGGCTGGAGAATTGGCTTTATCTTCGCTCCGGCAGAGCTGGTTGAGCAGATCATCAAAGTTCATCAATATTTAGTTACGGCCGCTTCGACGATCTCGCAAAAAGCAGCCGTCCGAGCTCTAGTTCAAGGGATCTCAGATGCTGAAGTGATGAGAGAAGAGTACCGTGAACGCCGTGATTTTGTTTATCAAGCCATGACGAAATTAGGCTTTGAGGTCGCTCGTCCTTCGGGTGCCTTCTATATCTTTGCCAAGATTCCTGCGGGACAGCAACAGGATTCCATGGCGTTTTGCGTAGAACTAGCAGAAAAAAATCAACTTGCGATCATTCCAGGGATTGCTTTTGGACCAGAGGGCGAGGGCTATGTCCGAATCAGTTATGCCGCTTCAATGGAAACCTTGGTGGAGGCCATGAATCGCTTAGCTGCCTATATCGAAAAATAA
- a CDS encoding GNAT family N-acetyltransferase, translating into MENRWYIRAYQKADEEALFSMMKRETDWEAYCFGEGRKKYTRALQTSLTYLLFEEEKLCGYARCREDDGFGVYVYDLLVDASCRGKNFGRYLMEQVCTEYPEQTVYVMSDVDPYYEKQGYQKEGTIFIVIPRE; encoded by the coding sequence ATGGAAAATCGGTGGTATATCCGCGCGTATCAGAAAGCGGATGAGGAGGCGCTGTTCTCAATGATGAAAAGAGAGACCGATTGGGAGGCGTATTGCTTTGGCGAGGGAAGAAAAAAGTATACACGGGCGTTGCAGACTTCTTTGACCTATCTTCTTTTTGAGGAAGAAAAACTTTGCGGCTATGCACGGTGTCGGGAGGATGATGGGTTCGGCGTGTATGTTTATGATCTGCTGGTTGACGCCTCCTGCCGAGGGAAAAACTTTGGACGCTATTTAATGGAGCAAGTGTGCACAGAGTATCCAGAGCAAACGGTCTATGTCATGAGCGATGTCGATCCGTATTATGAAAAACAAGGCTATCAAAAAGAAGGAACGATCTTTATAGTTATCCCCCGTGAATAA
- a CDS encoding VanZ family protein, translating to MSDLAILFPMYQIACVFLPCLIYQYFVLRRKQESILLTSMIWRWTFIFYLYLVVSVTGIGTLEDLLSYPEVIRPEEINVLPFSSGFGIQNILNIIMFMPFGFLVPLIWEQSRKLSITVLLGFEFSLLIEFLQLFNRRATDIDDLLMNTLGALLGFLLWKIYQLLFKKMPKEIHSFPRQEPLIYVLLSLAGVFFLYHWRFFL from the coding sequence GTGAGTGACTTGGCTATCCTATTTCCTATGTATCAAATTGCCTGTGTCTTCCTCCCCTGTCTGATCTATCAATATTTTGTTTTGAGGCGGAAGCAAGAAAGCATTCTACTAACATCTATGATTTGGCGTTGGACATTTATCTTCTATCTCTATTTAGTCGTATCCGTTACAGGCATCGGTACACTCGAAGATCTCCTTAGCTACCCGGAAGTGATCCGACCAGAAGAAATAAACGTCCTTCCTTTCTCATCTGGATTCGGCATACAGAACATCTTGAATATTATCATGTTCATGCCTTTTGGGTTTTTAGTGCCTCTAATTTGGGAACAGTCTCGTAAGCTATCGATCACTGTTCTTTTAGGTTTTGAGTTTTCCTTGTTGATCGAGTTTCTTCAATTGTTTAATAGACGAGCAACAGATATTGATGATTTATTAATGAATACGTTAGGAGCTTTGCTGGGCTTCCTACTCTGGAAAATTTACCAGCTTTTATTCAAAAAAATGCCGAAGGAAATCCATTCGTTCCCACGACAAGAACCATTGATCTATGTACTTCTTAGTCTTGCTGGCGTATTCTTCCTTTATCATTGGCGTTTCTTCTTATAA